In the genome of Terribacillus sp. FSL K6-0262, one region contains:
- a CDS encoding DUF370 domain-containing protein has translation MSLKLINIGFGNVVSATRIISIVSPESAPIKRIITVARDANKLVDATYGRRTRAVIITDSDHVILSAVQPETVGQRVLRDDELSEE, from the coding sequence ATGAGTCTGAAATTGATCAATATCGGGTTCGGAAATGTCGTTTCTGCAACCAGGATTATCTCGATAGTTTCTCCTGAATCGGCTCCCATCAAGCGCATCATCACGGTCGCCCGTGATGCGAATAAGCTGGTGGATGCTACATATGGTCGGCGAACAAGAGCTGTCATCATCACTGATAGTGATCACGTCATCCTTTCGGCAGTACAGCCTGAAACGGTGGGACAGCGTGTCCTGCGTGACGATGAACTATCTGAGGAATAG
- the rpoZ gene encoding DNA-directed RNA polymerase subunit omega yields the protein MMLEPSIDKLQEKINSKYTLVTLSSQRARQLQETKTTKIANPKSHKYVGIALEEIQADQLEYTEE from the coding sequence ATGATGCTAGAACCGTCTATCGATAAACTACAGGAAAAAATCAATTCTAAATACACTTTGGTTACTTTGTCATCGCAGCGTGCACGTCAGCTGCAGGAGACGAAAACAACGAAGATTGCAAACCCGAAATCGCATAAATATGTTGGTATTGCCCTGGAAGAAATTCAAGCTGACCAATTGGAATATACAGAAGAATAA
- a CDS encoding YicC/YloC family endoribonuclease produces the protein MTKSMTGYGRGTASGSSLTVTAELKSVNSRYLDIKCKLPKAAAFLETAVKERLQENVSRGKLELSVDVEGGALKKREISIDWELAEAYMVKLKAIRSAFDLRGEISLDTLLLQSEDILVEEAQPELTELPDLVGQALDEALEAFLSMRTTEGTALASDIRNRMSAIQAMLKQLTELRPQVMDAYRQRIQDRIASYVDGALPETSRLHQEIALLAEKGDITEELIRLESHLDQLAANLEKEGAVGRTCDFILQEMQREVNTIGSKSTASSISIIVVSLKSELEKIKEQVQNIE, from the coding sequence TTGACTAAAAGTATGACAGGATATGGAAGAGGTACAGCGTCCGGAAGCAGCCTGACGGTTACAGCCGAGTTGAAGAGTGTCAACTCCAGATATCTGGATATCAAATGCAAGCTGCCGAAAGCGGCTGCTTTTTTAGAGACAGCTGTGAAGGAGCGGCTGCAGGAAAACGTCAGCAGGGGGAAGCTGGAGCTGTCAGTGGATGTGGAAGGCGGGGCATTGAAAAAACGTGAAATATCCATTGACTGGGAATTGGCGGAGGCTTATATGGTTAAGCTGAAGGCTATAAGATCCGCTTTTGATTTGCGTGGCGAAATCAGCCTCGACACACTGCTTTTGCAATCGGAGGATATCCTTGTGGAAGAAGCGCAGCCCGAACTGACAGAACTGCCTGATTTGGTCGGCCAGGCGCTGGATGAAGCACTGGAAGCTTTCCTATCGATGCGTACGACAGAGGGAACTGCTTTGGCAAGTGATATCCGAAACAGGATGTCTGCCATTCAAGCGATGCTGAAACAGCTGACAGAGCTGCGTCCCCAAGTGATGGATGCATATAGGCAGCGCATCCAGGACCGGATTGCAAGCTATGTTGACGGCGCACTACCGGAAACAAGCCGCCTGCATCAGGAGATCGCACTGCTTGCTGAAAAAGGCGATATAACAGAGGAGCTCATTCGCCTGGAGAGTCACCTGGATCAGCTTGCTGCAAACCTGGAGAAGGAGGGGGCGGTCGGCAGGACATGTGATTTCATCCTGCAGGAAATGCAGCGGGAAGTGAATACGATCGGTTCCAAGTCGACTGCCTCTTCCATCAGTATAATCGTTGTCAGCCTGAAATCGGAGCTGGAGAAAATAAAAGAGCAAGTGCAAAATATAGAATAG
- the coaBC gene encoding bifunctional phosphopantothenoylcysteine decarboxylase/phosphopantothenate--cysteine ligase CoaBC, with the protein MNLAGKTICLGVSGGIAAYKACALTSKLTQKGADVHVIMTKHAAEFVTPLTFQALSRNPVYMDTFDEKHPEKIAHIDLADKADIFLLAPATANLIGKLANGIADDMLTTTLLATEAPVYIAPAMNVHMYAHPAVIRNVQQLDDWGYRFIEPEAGYLACGYVGKGRLEEPESIIRILEEQTESKRDLEGKRVLITAGPTQESVDPVRFFTNHSSGKMGYALAEACAKRGADVTLVSGPTQLAAPQGVKRLDITSAQEMLEQVLAVYEEQDIVIKAAAVADYRPARTFDSKMKKKDGNLSIEMERTTDILQTLGQRKQHQFLVGFAAETDNAVAYGKGKLERKRLDAICVNTVGKADSGFQSDTNEVIYLNKVGKEKHLPSETKKQIAHRILDEILEDMEADRK; encoded by the coding sequence ATGAATTTAGCAGGAAAAACGATTTGTCTGGGTGTGTCCGGAGGGATCGCTGCATATAAGGCCTGTGCACTGACTAGCAAACTGACGCAAAAGGGAGCGGATGTGCATGTCATCATGACAAAGCATGCCGCCGAATTCGTAACGCCGCTTACGTTCCAAGCCTTATCCCGTAACCCGGTATATATGGATACTTTTGATGAAAAGCATCCGGAAAAAATCGCCCATATCGATTTGGCTGATAAGGCAGATATATTCCTATTGGCTCCGGCAACAGCCAACCTGATCGGGAAGCTTGCCAATGGTATCGCGGATGATATGCTGACGACGACATTGCTTGCGACCGAGGCCCCTGTCTATATAGCGCCTGCCATGAATGTCCATATGTACGCGCATCCTGCCGTAATCCGTAATGTGCAGCAGCTGGATGATTGGGGCTATCGCTTCATCGAACCGGAAGCAGGTTATCTGGCATGCGGCTATGTCGGCAAAGGCAGATTGGAGGAGCCGGAGTCCATTATCCGGATCCTTGAAGAACAAACGGAGTCCAAACGTGATTTGGAAGGTAAACGCGTGTTGATCACTGCCGGGCCGACGCAGGAATCGGTCGATCCGGTTCGTTTCTTTACGAATCATTCCTCGGGCAAAATGGGCTATGCCCTTGCCGAAGCTTGCGCAAAGCGCGGGGCAGACGTCACCCTTGTGAGCGGACCGACCCAGCTGGCTGCACCGCAGGGAGTCAAGCGGCTGGATATCACGAGCGCCCAGGAGATGCTCGAGCAAGTGCTGGCAGTTTATGAAGAGCAGGACATTGTCATTAAAGCTGCCGCAGTCGCCGATTACCGGCCGGCGCGGACATTTGATTCCAAAATGAAGAAAAAGGATGGCAATTTGTCCATTGAAATGGAACGAACGACCGATATCCTTCAAACGCTTGGACAGCGGAAGCAGCATCAATTCCTTGTCGGCTTTGCGGCAGAGACAGATAACGCCGTGGCATACGGCAAAGGCAAGCTAGAGCGCAAGCGGCTGGATGCCATTTGCGTTAATACAGTCGGGAAAGCGGACAGCGGTTTCCAGTCCGACACCAATGAAGTGATTTACTTGAATAAAGTAGGCAAGGAAAAGCATCTCCCTTCTGAAACGAAGAAACAGATCGCTCACCGGATTTTGGATGAAATCCTGGAAGATATGGAGGCTGACAGAAAATGA
- the gmk gene encoding guanylate kinase → MIEQKGILFILSGPSGVGKGTVRKALFEQDTHLRYSISMTTRNMRPGEQDGVDYFYKSKEEFEGLIEQNKLLEYAKYVDNYYGTPRDYVEETLEAGHDVFLEIEVQGALQVKENFPQGVFIFLIPPSLEELKNRIVGRGTETPDLVKNRLNAARDEIEMMDAYDYVVVNDQLDNAVSKIQSIVQSEHCKRERVAKEYKKALEVN, encoded by the coding sequence ATGATTGAACAGAAAGGAATCCTTTTCATCCTGTCCGGACCTTCCGGTGTCGGAAAAGGGACAGTAAGGAAGGCTTTATTCGAACAGGACACACATCTTCGCTACTCAATCAGCATGACAACCAGGAACATGCGGCCGGGCGAACAAGATGGGGTGGACTATTTCTATAAATCGAAGGAAGAATTCGAGGGGCTGATCGAACAGAATAAGCTCCTGGAATACGCGAAGTATGTGGATAACTATTATGGCACTCCGCGTGATTATGTAGAAGAGACATTGGAGGCAGGCCATGATGTCTTCCTTGAAATCGAGGTCCAGGGTGCGCTTCAGGTGAAAGAGAACTTCCCTCAGGGCGTTTTCATTTTCCTCATTCCGCCGAGTCTCGAGGAATTGAAAAACCGCATCGTCGGCCGAGGTACGGAAACACCGGATCTTGTGAAGAATCGTTTGAATGCAGCCCGGGATGAAATCGAGATGATGGATGCATATGATTATGTCGTCGTCAATGATCAGCTGGACAATGCCGTGTCGAAAATCCAGTCCATCGTCCAGAGCGAACATTGCAAACGCGAGCGTGTCGCAAAAGAATACAAGAAAGCATTGGAGGTAAATTGA